DNA from Rosa rugosa chromosome 6, drRosRugo1.1, whole genome shotgun sequence:
CTAAATTAATCTGGTTGCATATTAATTAATATTAATTATCAACCATGGAAACACATATCGATCCTCGATACAGTTCTAATTCGGCTCGTATTTGCTCATTTGACTTTCATACAAAAATGAGTTCAACAGTCTTGATCTCAGTTATTGATAACACTATGTGAAAAGCTTGtcaatatacatacatatacgcCAATGAGAGTTGGTTCAGTTGGCAAGGGCGGACTTGAGGTGTAAACTCACACAAGTTCGATCCCCGCTACCAACAATCTCTCATTTGGTGAGCAATCTAGAAAATGTCCTGCATAATTCCATACCAATGGGCTGGGCTGGAACACTGGCCAGTTTCGTAAGTCCTGTTGGGTTGAGGTCGAAGGTTTGCCCTGGCCTTGGTAGTGTAGGGAAGCCTCCCTCTTACCTAAActttttgtaacaaaaaaaaaaatatatatatatatagacacacacatacatatagaTGTATGTATGTATTTGAGCTATATAATATACACACATCATATGTATACAGAATTTTCCCTTTTACAACAATGAAATTGAGAGATGAAACATAATATTCTCGAGAGATTCAACAACGTAAAGACACCCTTACAATCCTCGAATATTCTCAATTAGCACTACTAGAAAATAGGCAAAGACAACCGTATAGTATCATCCTCTATTAACTTTACCCAGTTACAGTTACATGGCTCATCATGCACTGCATTCCTCCTTGTCCGTCTGACCAATTGCAGCTAACCTTTCAACAAGCGTGGGGTGAGTGTTGTGATATGCTGAGTACCAAGGATCAATATTCATAGCTGACAAATTCTCttcctgaaaagaaaaataaaataacattcTGTTTTAGGCTTTTAGCAGCAAGCTATGTAAGATTTCAAACACAATGAGGTAATGCAAAGACCAAAAGCCATGCCACATATCATCCAACATGAGTTGATGATGAGCTAGACAAATTACCTGTAGCCTAACAAGACTGGCTCGGATCGAAGAGGCATAACCAAGTTTCTTAGCAAAAGCATCAgcctacaaaaacaaaaactgatAAGAAACAAATCTGGCGAAGGAAGataaatgaaaagtcaactgtGAAGTACAGATTCACCTGATATTCAAAAGCTCGGCTCACAAGGTTACCAGCAAAGTATACTAGATTTTGAATAGGTGTTATGGCATACTGTAAACAAAAAGTGAAGTACCAATGTATGTCAATTTTTTATGATATAACATATCAGAACCACAAGATTAGCATTAAAGAAAAACAGGAAGAAAGAAATTGGCAAAAGCAAAATGGCTATGTATTGATACCTGAAATATGATGAGAGCAATGATTAGTGGTCTAGTATGAAACCCAAAACTTTGAAACAGACTACTCCAGTTCCTCACAAGAGTATAGCCCCCAATGTATAGAAGTGCACAGATCTGCCCCAAAGTAGAAAAATCATAAAGCAAGATTGAAGAACTTCACTGATCGGAAATTTAAAATTCAACCAGAAATTGAGGCCAGTTTCTTCACTGACATAAATTTGCAATACAAAATGATAGCATATATACCTGGTTGGCAATTAAAAAGTACACTATGTGATTACGCTTCCAATGGCCTAGCTCATGAGCTATAACAGCTACAATTTCCTCATCATTTTTGCACTGCAATCATTAATTTCTCACATATATAACTGTTGCAACAAATTAACTAACCATAAAAATGCAAAAGAATAAATATTTTGGTGAGGAATACCTGCTGAATCAGCGTATCATAGAGGACAATCCTCTTGTTGTTAAAAAATCCATACATATAGGCCTGTATGATGATAAACAGTTAACATCAGTAAGTCCACAACTATATATTACCACTATTGAGAACAAAATATAGATAGTGAAAAAGTTGAATCCTCACATTGCTGTGACTTGACCTTGTAGATCCATCAACCACAAACAGTTTCTTCAATGGAAACTCAAGGGATGAAGCAAGCGTCTCAATTTTCTCTCGTAGCTGACCCTCTGGAAGCTAATGTCACATGTAACAAGGAAATTAAGACAACAGAACCAAACATAATAACAAGATGAATGGATCGATTTCAGTAATCATCATTAATATTTTGAAAACTCACAGGGGTGAACTTGTGAAAGAGTGGGGCTATTAGAATAGGGTAGATTGTCATCATAACAAGAGAAAGAACAACCGTGAGCACCCACAGATAAATGACCGAGTAAGCACCTCCTTTCTGTAACCACATagttgaaaatgaaaaagaaatccaACCAGAAAATTCTGAGGTTTATAAAAACACTATGATTAATAAGTCATGAAAAATTAACCAAGCAAGGCAAATACAAAGCTGCTTTGCTCAAAATATAATACATGAGTTTACCTTTACAATTAAAATTGCTGCAGACACAATAGGCGGGACAAGAAtaacagaaagaaaaattcCTTTAAGCCTGTCACTAAAAAATAACCATATTGTTCGCTGTAAAACAGATACAAATTCAATGTTAGAAATTAAATCAACAAGAAACAATCGAGATAAAAGATGGGACGAAACATGGTGAGGTCCGAGTAGCAATACAAACCTTATTAAAACCATGACGGGCCTCGATCACAAATATGGAGTAGAGAGAAAATGGTAAATTTGTGATCTGGTCAAGAGATGCAGACTATCAATACCTTTATAAACCAATAAAGTACAGATCTATCTAGAAAATCATTGTAATTCAAATACCAATTTAATTGTTCATCAATTCTCAGAAACTTATAAGCTATTAGCAATAATATGCCTACCTCTAACCAAATCATCACACCAGCTAAAAATGCAAGGGTATGTAGTATTTCATTTTCTTCGTTGAGGCCAACTAAATCTACGAAGTGTCCTGATTTCTGAGATTGTCAAAACGAAAACAGAACTAATCAAACACCGACAGTAGAGCATCAAGCAGATTCCCACAAACAGAATCCCACTTTATATTACTGACCTTCCAAAACCAAGGCAAAACCTTAAAGAACAAAATTGCTGATTCCACAAGTATTCTCACTAACTGACAAAGAAAACGGAAGTGGCtgaagccaagaaaaaaaaaacatcagttGAGATTACAAAGGAGAAATGATGGTCAGAAAGAATCAGATATACCTTCTTTCAAGACGGTAGGCTCGCGACTTCTCAAACTTCTCTTGGCTGATTAGTCCTTCCAAAGTTTTAGGAAGTGTTGGAAGTTTGAGTGCTGAATGTTGCCTCAAATCCAAGTAAGTTTCAAATATGTACATCAATATCATAGAACCTGTAAAAAACTTACGAGTTAAAAGCAGTTACAAGCTGTAGAACATGAAGGTGAGCAGAGGAGAAGAGAAGATAAAAGTGAGCGAGAGATAGAAATTGATTCGTACCAACAACTACTTCCAAGAATGGGAACGCCATGGCTTAGTCTGAAGGTGCGTAGAGAAAGGTTTTGTCCAAAACAAACAATCTATGGTATCAATATGTAGTAGTCGTAGTAGTAGACCTGGAGTCACCAAAGAAAGAATATACATTGTAGTAGTCTTGACtaaccaaatatatatatatatatatatatatatataatagtagACTGGACTAACCACAAAAATATGGGGCCAATCACCTTTATATCACTTTCAAATTCAATCCTACTCCCATTAGAAAAATTAAGCAGACCCATTTTTGCAACTTTTGCTTATGGGGAGTGATTAATGTAGGATATTTGCAAGGTGATGGCACCAAATCTGGTGGAATTTGAAATCACCCAAATTCACATTCATTTTGGTCATTGATATACAAATCTCATATTTACTTACAAATCCCAACATATCAAAGGTACATAACCATAAATACCACTAGCTCTCTCCTCCATTAATTACAACTTCTTTTTCCATATACACAAACCATCAAAATTGTGATCAGAGTCTGAAAGAAGTTGGCCATAGCTTGTTACCCTGACCCTCCTTTTCCATAAACAACAATTCTTCAACCACCTGTTTTCTTAAGCCAGAATCCCCTGCTTGGCTTTAGAATCTGCTTCAGTAAaaccattttgggaacattccaGTGCTCTACATGCCTGAAAACTTACATAGCTACTTTGAGTTATATATAACAAGTTTGGAATAGAGGGAAAAAGTTACCTTATTGAAACAATAAGTTACCTGGACACTTTCCCTGACTTTTCATCAAAGTAGTACTCAGTGTATCCACTTGCTGCAACAACAAAGTCAGAATGGTTTAGAAACAAGTTAAACAAGCATTTACCTTAGTAAACTAGCTAATGAAAGTGTCATTTCTTACTTGAGGTGCCCTTTAGGCTTCTGGGATTTTACCCATATAGCAAGTGAGGTAGCTAACAAATGGTTTGATAATAAAGGTTGAAAATGGACTAGAGTGACAATCCTTTTACATCAAGTGCTATATAGGTaaccaaaagaaattttttcCATGGATATGTTTTATGTTCCAAGTTCCAACCCTCACAGACGCAAAATTAGTCTTTATTTGATACATGTAGTTAACAAGTGATTGCACAAAAGCATACCAGACAGAATTGGCCTCCAAGGGAATGACAAGATACAACTGAATCTCCAGTGACCAATTCCTTTATCCTGTAACCAAACCAAAAGTTCGATGAAAACTTATAGAAACTACTGTGAATGAAAAGATATGCGGTAATTGAACTTATTCAGTCAAGGTGGCAGCAAAAGATTCATAAGCTGGCTAATCAGAAAACTCATGGAAGAAAATGTGGAATTTGATATTACCTCAAAATCTTCCCACTTCATAAGCTTCATATTTGACTTCTTTAAAAGGGATCCAAAATTAGTACAGTTCCTTTTGAAACGTTGAAGCCCTTTGAATGAGCTTGCAGGATCAGCAAATTCACAATCCTCTTCATATGCATCAAGCGTAAGGTTCCCTAGCAATCCAAGTATGAAGATTATTACTCACTACGAAACCTAAGAGTTCAATAAAAAGTACCATTGGAACTTTTTCACTAACCTGTGACAAAGTATGATCTTTCAAAGTCATCTTTGATTGATTTTACTACTCCAGCACGATCAACGGCTCCAGACCCATCTCTTGCAAGCTCAAGAGCAGTTTCAGGAGCTTCAACTTTGGATGGCGGGTTGAAAAACGAAGTGGCAATGCCCAAAAACTCAGAGGCATACCAAGCAACCTTAAGCACTACATTTGCATTTTCTGGTTGGGATTCTGTATTGGATGTTGATTTCCTTGTTGGGTTTTCACCACTGCAACGAATTCTGCAGACACTGTAACGCTGATTTGGCTGTAAACTGAGATGATTTGGCTGGAAACTGAGGTGGTGGTGCTGAGCAGTGAGGCGTGGTGTAATGGAAGCATTGGAGAAAATGTTTGCCATTTGGAAAGGCAGAGAGAAACAGAGCCTATGGTTGGAGTTAAATATCCAAGACCACAATGAATATTAGCCGTAGAGACATCCTAAGGAAAAACAACGGCATAAAAGTCTCCAAATGtaaatttcaacaaagaattgccaagtttgagaaccattgaatcaaaagaaaataagtttTCAAGAACCAAGCTCTAGTACAAAAAAATTGACCCTTTATATTCACTATTCAGGAAGAGGTTAAGAAAGTAAACTTCATCACTGTAAGCAAAATTTACTGCACTTTACTGTTCCAATCTTTGGAAACTTGGTTTCCTATGAGTTTCCTAATTTTTGTGTTACAGCTACCACAAAAGTTAAAAGTGATGAGTTTTATAAATCCTCTCCCTTAAGATTGAGGAAGAATGATAGAGTAATAAACCATGAACTACAAAGAGAAATGGGCAAAGCCCCAGTAAAGCAAAACCAGAGTACTTCAGTTTTACAATTATTCACGCCAAAATGTATCAGGTCAATACCAGCTCTTATTCCCAGCTCAAGTGTGAAGAGCCAGCATGGACGACATGTCAGTAGCTTCAATTTGATTATGTTGGAGTTTGTAAAGTTTGTTAGGAAGTTAGATGATCAGATAAGTCGATCTGTAACTCTATCATAGTTTGTTTGGCTTCAGTTATGTAAACACTTGTGTGTATATTATAGTTTGTTGAACTCTATCTGATTTGATTATTCCATGAGAAAGAACTGTCCAGTCTATTTTCTCTGCAGCATCAGTTCTGATGCTTAGATACTCTGTGAACTCTATTCTTCAATAAGCACCAAGCACAAGTTCCAGCATCATGTCAACATATCATCTCGACAGCAGAAGGTAATATACAAAACTTCCTAGGCAGGAATCCTAAATGTTCGCCATCTGATTGAACATAAATGCTGCCACTTCCTGAAATCTCCTCCACTTCAATAGAATGTACGCTGCAAGAAGAACAAAATGAATAAGAGGAAAGCACACAAGAGAACCCTACATCTAATAGCTGTGGATGAATTAGATCTAAGAGCTCATCGGGAAACCTTTGTGGCTTCggcttttagtttttatttttctacgCAAAGATAGAAAGGAATATGGGAGGAACAAAGGAGGGAGGGAGACGGAGAAAACATGAAAAGTATATTAGCCTGAGACAGCTTCACCTAACATGACCTACCTTCTTGAAGATACATTTTCCACCGATAGATGGGTCCCATTGTACAGCTTGTGTAGCTTCAAGACAAAGTCATACCACTTGAAATCCTGAAGAATCACAACCTGCCAAGAAAGTTCAGAACACAGTTCAGAAATATTGGAAAAAAACCCTGCATTATATACTTTTCTATCAACAATTAGGTGCAGGAAAACTAATCCACCTCAAATTTTCCATTCTGAGGATCAGCATTTGGTGTAATTTTCATGCCACCACCAAAGTATTTTGCATTTCCAATGCAAAGGGCTGTTACTTGAGGATATACTTCCCATTCCCCTTCATTGACCTAGATCAACAACATTTTATTAAGTGGAGTGGATGATTTGTAAGGAAAATAAATATGCAAGCAATAAACTACTGACTACTACTTCTCAACGCAATACAATACTCACCTTGATCTTAAGGTCCTGATTACGGTGCCCAATAAAGCCTTTCAAAGCACCAATAACATAGCACAAGTTTCCGAATCTCTTGTACTTAGAAGCATGGTATCCTGCTTTTGCACTCCTGCAAAATATCCACCCCAACAAAATGTCAGAGAGATTGTCTAAAAATCAGCATGTGTCTAGTGAAAATTTTCCAAGTTGAACTTACAAGTGAATGTCAGCAACATTAATAAAGTAATGAGGTTCTTCAGTTTCTCCACTAATAACTCCAACATCTATCCGTGATCTCTGTCCTGCAGAAGGCAATTATGCATCTCTGCCTTCAGCATATATAATTCACAAAGTAAATGCAAGATGAATCATTAAGTGAAAGCTCCTTCAGTATTAATCAAAGATGGATTACACAAAAGGAACAAACAATATAAagattgagagagagggagggggggagagagagagaacctttGGCTATGCGTTCGATGGCTTCATAAGGATTATTTTTCCTGATAAAATAACAGATATTCAACAATCTTGAGCAAGTGAACATAGACAACTCAAATGATACCAGCTTGAAATGCATGAACTAACCAGCCAAATGATCTGGCAAAATCGGACCCAGTTCCCAACGGAATGAGCTGTAGAAAGCAAACAATAATTACATCTTCCCTTCAGAAATCCAAAGCAGGTAGTTTATGAACCAATTGAGCATTTCACTAATGACTGAATTTGGCAATAACTACATACAATGATAAAAAAGAATGTAAATTAAGATTACAAAACTCCTATGGTAATCACTTACACCAAGGGCAGTTGAATGGGTGGCCTCTCTATCGTAATTAGTAACAGGTTTTCCGGCCCAAAAGAATCCATTCACAACCTGATTATCAGAAGCTAATGTAGATAAGCAACAGTATAGATCATATGCGCACACATCCGTAGCACACAATACAGATATCCCATACAAATCAGAACACTTGCAATTTTGAAAGTTACATGTACCAAATAATTTCACAAAAATCCATTAAACCATTGCTTATGGTAAAATTGTATATGCCCATAACTGAAGCCAAATCCTACACCGAAAGATTTATCACTTGTTAAAATTTGAGAGACAGATTCATTTTCCTTGGTCATTTGTAAAACCACATCAGTACACCAAAATGTCTGATCAAAAGATGGTAAAGAGTATATCCCATATCAACCAGTCATTTGCAGAATATGAAAGACCCAGACCCAGGGCAGGGGAGAAAATGCAATTGACTAGTCATCGCAGTCCTTCCATGAACTTTAAAATCTCAATACCTCATGCAAAGTCCCATCTCCTCCCACCACGATTACAGCATCTGCACCCTCCCGTATAGCCTGCATAGCATTAGAATCATAGTATCCCTTCTTAAACCAATCTTCCAGCAAACAAACTAGATTTAGTTCAATCTCAAACAATAACTAGTACGAAAGCTCACCTCCCGTGTTATGTCGATTGCATGAGAAGGACCTGATGTTAAAGACTCGCATATCTGCCCATAACATAGACAAGCAAAAGTACAAGTTCAAAGCTGCATCCCAAAGGAGAACCAAACAAATACAGCACAGGCTGCAAACAGCTAATTCCATGTCACCATACTTAGCCTTATTGAGCTATATGCATAAAAGTGTGGTGAATAGTAATTGTACACTAAGCCATTTGCTAAATCCGACATGTAAAGTTACTTAAAACCACAGAGCACTTAGGACAGCAATCAACCTTGACTAACATTACAGAGTAAAAATTTAAGACCCTCAAATCAGTAATTCACTTGCAAATAACTTCGATTTCATAGATATACATGATTCAACAGACTGTTAAAACACTTCTCTAACAAAAGAATGGCCCTTTTCAACAAATACACATTTTTCATGGAAGAAACAAATCCCCACTGATCATATCAGTTGCCAAGCAACACAAAACCGATCCAAAACAACATCTACACGTAATTCATCCACAACCAACAATGACATAAAATCAATGCCTCCATATTCCAACCTCAAATGAACTATTCAACCAGAATTGGGTATCTGGATCAAGCTCAAAACTTGgtaacaaaaccaacgaaagaTAACAAACTCACATTGCAATCAGCACCAAGACGAGACCTCAAATACGGAAGCAGCTTCTTCCACTCCTTACCAGTCCTCCCATTAGCCCCTGCTCCAATTCCCCCACTTTCACTACTCACCaatcctcaaaaaaaaaaaaaaaaaacaagaacccaaaaacaaaaacagagagaaagaaagagagacctGAAGGATTGACGACGAAAACGAGATCACGCCGGCGAGAGGAGGAAGACCCACTTATGGAAACAGAGCGCTCAGCATAGAGATCAGGGGCTTTGGGAAGCTCGGCTCTGACGACGGCCCACGATGGTTTCGCCATTGGAAGTCTCACTGTAGCTATTCCGCAACCCAATGCTATCTGATTAATGCTACccattttggttttctttataAAGCTTCAGTCTTTGTGGGTTTTCTTCTCCAAAGCTTTGTGCTTTTGCAGAAAATCAAAGGTTTAATGAGGTTTTCTGGGTTCATCACTGTTCAAACAGAGCAGTCATTTTGTTAATTAACACATCAGTATTAGTCCGCCCACGTTATTTAGATTCTTTAATTATTTTGCTATATTTTGTTCGGCTGGCAATAGTATTATACACGTGGCAAATGATTCTGCTGGGAATCAACGTCAAAGTATCTATTTTGGTTATATGTATGTGACATTTTCATTATACACAACAAGAATAAGCTCATTTTCATTGAGAGTTGGTGGTGATTGAAGTTTGCAGGATACAAAAGCAAAGTGTAATCCTATCACAGCATGGCAACCctcgttttcttcttcttccccaatgGGGAGAATTTGGCTTCTTCTATGGCCGCCTCGCGGTGTGGCTCTTGGAAAGGTTCTCTGAACGGCAATCCCCTTCTGAAGGATTGGAGGTGAACAGAGAAGTCATTGCTTAGGACCATATAAACATTATGCGGCCACATTAATGATTCTTAAGAATCAAGGGAAAATACCAAAAGTGTTGTTCATAGCTGCATGATTTGCACAACAAGAATAAGATCATTTTCATTGAACATTTGAACATACATTGACAGTTTGGTGACTGAACTTCGCAAAATACAAAACTAACAGAATGTTCCTATCTCCCAAAGGCAAACACTCATTTTCTTCCACCTCCCTTTCGACTGAAATGGTGAGACCTCAGCTTCTTCTTGCGCACTTCGGTTACTGGGCCAGTCTCTCTGAATGGCATTCCCATTAGAGCCAAAAGTGTCTGAGCTTCTTTATCTGTTTTAGCTGTTGTTTTGATGCAAACATCCATTCCCCTGCCCTTACCCAGATCAAACTTGATCTCTGGGAACACACTCTGCTCCTTAATTCCAACCCCATAATTACCGTTTCCATCAAAGCTGTTCGGGTTGAGACCTTGAAAATCCCTTGTCCTGGGAAAACCCAAGTTAATGAGCCGATCAAGGAATGCGTACATCACCTGCAAAATCAACACTTGGTGCATGAGATTTCATGCAATTGGAATTATGAGATGATACATAAATTTTCAAGGGATTAGATCCACGCACACGTAATAAAGACTGAAAAAAAACACAGGTAGAGTTCTCAAGTACTATTCTGTAAGGGAAAGGGATTTTGCTTCTTTGTCAAACTATTTAATTTTATGCAACTAACTACTGATTCCTTGTATCAATACCATATCCATCACCAATGTCCACGCACACATAATAAAGACTGAAATAAAACACAGGTAGAGTTCTTGAGTACTATTATGTAAGGGAAAGGGATTTTGCTTCTTTGTCAAACTATTTAAATTTATGCAACTAACTACTGATTCCTCGTATGAataccatcaccatcaccaatGTAGGGTTACTAGTCAGTAGTCACTAGTAACAAACACTGATGTTGACTTGGTGCACAAACCACCCTCACCACTGTAACATCAATGTGGGTATCTTTTACCACACAACTGATAGCGCAACCATCATTGCTCTCCTTCTTTCTAACAACCATACCTATAATCATATCCATATTGACCATACTACTTCACATCAGGTTATTTCTTCCATGTcagaaaaatagaaagaaaggaGGCACTATTGGCCATGGTATAACCTTACAGATATGAATAAGCTACTCTTTTTACAGACTAACTTGTGACTGAGCTTTAGTTCAATCTACTACCAAgccaagaagaaaagaatatgaGTGTTGTATTACCAATGTAAACACTGCCAGACGGAATTCAGCACAAACCTCTATTCTAAATCTTGATTAACAATATTAAATATTGTACAGGAGTTTATAAGAAACATGAATAAAGGAATTCCTCacaaaaaaaatgataaattcAGTCTTCTAAATATCTAAAGAAATGAAGCTGACAATACGATTCATCTATTAAGCGGGAAAAGAAAGCTTACATTTCCTCTGAGGGTGACAGCAATCCCA
Protein-coding regions in this window:
- the LOC133717060 gene encoding CAAX prenyl protease 1 homolog, which encodes MAFPFLEVVVGSMILMYIFETYLDLRQHSALKLPTLPKTLEGLISQEKFEKSRAYRLERSHFRFLCQLVRILVESAILFFKVLPWFWKKSGHFVDLVGLNEENEILHTLAFLAGVMIWLEITNLPFSLYSIFVIEARHGFNKRTIWLFFSDRLKGIFLSVILVPPIVSAAILIVKKGGAYSVIYLWVLTVVLSLVMMTIYPILIAPLFHKFTPLPEGQLREKIETLASSLEFPLKKLFVVDGSTRSSHSNAYMYGFFNNKRIVLYDTLIQQCKNDEEIVAVIAHELGHWKRNHIVYFLIANQICALLYIGGYTLVRNWSSLFQSFGFHTRPLIIALIIFQYAITPIQNLVYFAGNLVSRAFEYQADAFAKKLGYASSIRASLVRLQEENLSAMNIDPWYSAYHNTHPTLVERLAAIGQTDKEECSA
- the LOC133717915 gene encoding uncharacterized protein LOC133717915, with the protein product MANIFSNASITPRLTAQHHHLSFQPNHLSLQPNQRYSVCRIRCSGENPTRKSTSNTESQPENANVVLKVAWYASEFLGIATSFFNPPSKVEAPETALELARDGSGAVDRAGVVKSIKDDFERSYFVTGNLTLDAYEEDCEFADPASSFKGLQRFKRNCTNFGSLLKKSNMKLMKWEDFEDKGIGHWRFSCILSFPWRPILSASGYTEYYFDEKSGKVSRHVEHWNVPKMVLLKQILKPSRGFWLKKTGG
- the LOC133717914 gene encoding sphingoid long-chain bases kinase 2, mitochondrial — protein: MGSINQIALGCGIATVRLPMAKPSWAVVRAELPKAPDLYAERSVSISGSSSSRRRDLVFVVNPSGANGRTGKEWKKLLPYLRSRLGADCNICESLTSGPSHAIDITREAIREGADAVIVVGGDGTLHEVVNGFFWAGKPVTNYDREATHSTALGLIPLGTGSDFARSFGWKNNPYEAIERIAKGQRSRIDVGVISGETEEPHYFINVADIHLSAKAGYHASKYKRFGNLCYVIGALKGFIGHRNQDLKIKVNEGEWEVYPQVTALCIGNAKYFGGGMKITPNADPQNGKFEVVILQDFKWYDFVLKLHKLYNGTHLSVENVSSRSVHSIEVEEISGSGSIYVQSDGEHLGFLPRKFCILPSAVEMIC